GACCCCGGTGGGTGGATGGAATCCAGTGTCGGAAAACTGACACATCTCTCTGGCAGTGCCCTTCTGACCCTTGGAAATACACCTCATGCTCTCCATATCAGGAAGCCTATATCTCGTGTGCAGGTGACTTACTGTTTCTATACCAACCCTGAAGGACATTGTTAGTGTCAGTTTATATTCTCCCATCTAAGTGACAAGATTATGTTGAGTCTACAAAGAGGTGTATGTGCCTGTGTTTCcggtgtgtttgtgtttgttgtGGAGAGTGGTGGAGAGTGGTAAACAGTAAATGGACAAAGTGATTTCAGCTGGTGATCAGATGCAGTGAATGTCTCAGCCCAATAGATAATGAGCCTGTGTTTACACTTGTCCTTTGCACTGAGCCAAGGACCTTAGAtagttttctttgggaaaaagaCCACCCCCAGCTGTTTCTGATCCAGCACACTCTTGCTTCTGCAGGAGGGAGACACCAGAGCTGTCCAACTGCTGCCCCCTGCACAGGTATGtcagccctgccccctcccctgtggCTCCCAGGGGCTCCTTCCTCCCACCAGGGGAGTCACAGGAGGGGCTGCTGCCTTTTCAGACAGAGAGAAGCTGAGACTCAAGGGAGGAGACAGTGAGTGCTCAGGGCAGGTGGAGGTTTGGCACAGCGGCTCCTGGGGCACCGTGTGCAATGACTCCTGGAGCTTGGCAGAGGCCGAGGTGGTGTGTCAGCAGCTGGGCTGTGGCCCGGCCCTGGAAGCTGTGCGAGCCGCGGTGTTTGGCCCTGGAAGCGGGAGCATCTGGCTGGACGAGGTGCGGTGCAGGGGCCAGGAGTCCTCCCTGTGGGACTGTGCTGGGGAGCCCTGGGGGCAGGGCAGACTGCAAGCACGAGGAGGATGCTGGTGTGAGGTGCTCTGGTGAGTGAGGGGCTCGGGGTGCACCCTGGTTAATGAAGGACCAGGTTTGGGGCTAGGACTGAAGGAGGTGTGAGCTTGTACCAAGAAGCACTTCTTGGAATAGCCTGCTGCTTTGTACTCTGGCTCCATGAGAGGCAGTTGCCTGATCTCCTGGAATCTGGGAGATATCAGACTGCCCATGATGACagtcatgtgtgctaagtcttttaagtcatatctgactcttgcgagcccataaactgtagcccaccaggttcctctgtccatggaattttttagacaagaatactgaagtgggttgccatgccctcctcaaggggatcatcccaatccagggattgaactggtatctcttatgtctcctgcattgacaggcaaattctttacgaGTAGTGCCACCTGGAGAGCCCAATGATAGACATATCCTATAACTTTTTCAGGCCAACTTGGTACAAtaatccattgatttttttttccttttttcctggtGACAGGACAGGTTCCCCATGGAAGTAAGTGGTTTTGCTGGTCTGAGCTGTGTGATTGAGGAGACACCCATATTTTCAGttgctctagtggtaaagaacttacctgtcaatgcaagagacatgagagatgtgggttccattcttgggtcaggaaaatcccatggagaaggaaatggcaacccgctccagtattcttgcctggagaatcccatggagagagtagcctggtggggtacagttcatgggattacaaagagtcaaacatgactgaagtgacttagcatgtgctATGTATCTTTATATTTCTGACAAAATTACCCATTTAGGTACAGAAAAGCTTAATGATCTTGTGTTTACAGTCCTGTTAAGCAGTGGCAGCTGGAGTCCTCCAGAGCTTTACTACCTGTCACCCTCTAAAAATCCTTTGGAATCAGACTGAAAAGACACTTGACATAGCTTAGGGAAGCACTTATGTCGATCACAGCTTGGAGTTCAGAAAAACCCATTGTATCTGAATTGTGACTTCATGGCCTTAAAGGCTCAGAAGAGGACCAGGATAAGGACAGAGGGGTTCTTCTAGACTTATGAACCTCATAAAACCCTATggccctcttctctcctctggtACCATTTTAGGCTCAGCTCCAAACCCTGGCATCTTCTCCCTTCCCGTGATCCTCTGTATCATTCTGAGAGCCCTTCTCTTCATGGTCTTCATCATCCTGGGAATTCAGCTACACAGATGGAGAGCAGAGCACCAAGGTGGGCCTTAGGGATGCTAAATGATCTGGAAAGTGGTGGGAAAGGAATTGAATCTGTTGTGACATCAAGAAAGTATATAAGTATTGGTCTCTGTCTTCATTATCTGGCAGAATTCCACCTTTTCTACAGTAGGCATCAAGATTTGAAAGAGTTGAATCCTTGGTCCTGGTTTGAATGTAAAATTTCTTAAGAAGTATGACTTCCTTTGTGAACAGTGTCAGTGGAAATTGATTGTGGGATCAAGGTCAGGTTCAGGAAACCTACTTCTGTTCCATATAGCTAAGAAAGAAGCCTGAGCAGCTCAGAGGGGTTCCCCATGGGTTAATATTGGAGAACACTAAAGGCTTTGCCTATTGGTAAAaggaatattggagaaggcactggcaccccactccagtactcttgcctggaaaatcccatggacggaggagcctggtaggctgcagtccatggggtccctaagagtcagatatgactgaacgacttcactttcacttttcactttcatgcattggagaaggaaatggcaacccactccagtgttcttgcctagagaatcccagggacgggggagccttgtgggctgccgtctatggagtcacacagagtcggacacgactgaagtgacttagcagcagcagcagcaaaaggaaTATCTCTAGGGTGAGTCCCTAACTCAAGCCACTTTCCTAGCCTTATCTGCTTTCGAAGATGTAGTTGGTGAAGGCTTGTACCAGGAGATTGATGATCTCATAAAACCAGGGAGGAAGGACCTGTTGGACAGCCAAGGTAAGTCCCATGCCCTCCTCTCTGCTCATGAGCTGGCTATGTGTTGTTTTCAGCAAACAGAGACCCAACCTCACTAACCCACCTTCACACGGAGCTTCAAGCCTTCTGTCTACCAGTCTGAAGTGTCAGTATTTCCTCTAAACTATGACAGAAGGCCTCCTACGAGGGGAAAGGTTTCCATTTTTCTGTGATGATTTTCTCCCTACCAGGTAACCTGTTTGATGACTCAGAACCTAAGCTGCCGTATTACACAGGGGATGATGGAGAGGATGAAGACCCTGACTCTGCCCCAGGTAGCAGATCTTCCCTTGGATGGTGGGGATTCAGAGGAGGAATCTTGTCTGAGGATCTTTTCCTGTGATTAAGATGGGAAGGATCTCTTTTCTCTAGTTCACAACAATGTTTTCCCTCTCTTGCCCACTCTGTGACCTCAGAAATGGAAAGATCAGACCCAGTTCTCTGTATCCACAGTCACTTGTACCCAGTTACAGACTGAGTATGCatctaattgggcttcccaggtggtgctagtggtagagaacccacctgccaatgcaggagactgaagagatgccggtttgatccctgtgtcaagaagatctactggaggagagcatggcaaccaactccagtagtcttgcccagagaatccacatggacagaggatcctggcaggctacagtccaagggatcacaaggagaaagacaggactgaagcaactgagcatgcctgTATctaactgagcatgcatgtattaAAGCTTTtaagaccattaaaaaaaaagaacatctgaAACTGATAAACTCAAAATTGTATGGCTAAAGGGAACACTGGAAACTATAGTTGCATCCATAGCCAGTCTGATATTTTAATCATTTCATGGCCTTTTGTATGTATTGAGACAAAAATATTGTTATCGGTAAGCCCTGGAAGCTATGGAGAGATCAGTGCTGGTACTTATCAATTACCAAAAGAGAATGTCCTCTCTGGGTCATCTCCAGATAGTAAAGATGGACAACCTCTGGAGGTGAGATCCTAAGGTCAACCAAGGTCTCGAAGGGACTGAAGCGTCCTGTGACTGGGATGGTGGGATATCCTGTCTCTGAGTAACAGATGTCCAGGATCCCTCTCCAACCAGCTCTGGGTCTCCCAGAGCTTCAGAGGTCACACGAACACCTGGGTTCTCCTGGTTCAGATTCATCCTCCCTGGTCACTGATATGTACATAGTATGTGTTACAACTCTGTACCATATGTTTGAAAATAGTACCTGAAACTTTTATAATAGCTTTTATAATAAACTTTTCATAATAGCTTTTGTTGATTCTTTATGATATGAGAGATAATGTTAGAAAAATATGACTGACCCTGATATAGTGGAATAATTAGAAGATTTAAATGATTTCTGAGCACATTAAGATCAAATACATGCCTTTGACACAGGCTTGGAATATAGAATCTGTATTTATCAGTTATTTGAACCTctgcacacacagagagaaaggagaatgcCTTCCTGGGTCTTCTCCAGATAGTAAAGATGGGCAACCCCTGGAGGTGAAATCCTAAGGTCTCACCTAAGATCCCACCTAAGGATGTGGGATATCCTGTCTCTGAGTAACAGATGTccaggctccccctcccaccAACTCTGTGTCTCCCAGAGTTTCAGAGAGCACATGGACACCTGGGTTCTCTTGGTCCAGACTCATGCTCTGCAGTCACTGATATGGTATAGTGCATAGTATGTGTTACATATActctgtacatatacatatatactatgcATATATAGTGCATAGTATGTGTTAAAACTCTGTACCATATGCTCAAAAATAGTACCTGAAACTCATAGCATAATAGCTTTTGCAGATACTCTATGCTATGAGAGGCCATGTTAGAAAAATATGATTGACCCTGATATATTGGAGTATTTAGAAGGTTTAAATGATTTCTGAGCACACAGAGATCAAACACATGCCTTTGACAGCCCTGGAATATGGAGTATATATGTATCATTTATTTGAATCTCTGCCTCAGAAGGGACTTAGGGCATCACTTAATCCAGCACATACTTGGTTATTCCACCTAAGTTCTTGTCTGTTTTCAGAGCCTCCGGGACAGAACATCAACGCCATAGGAAATGGTTATGATGATGTTGATGAGTTACCTGTTCCCATAAATCCTTTCCTCCCTGGGATGAATGAGAATAACTTTTCCCCAAAGGACAGAGGTGATGCCAGGTATTCCCAGACAGGTGAGTTGACAGCACAGTAGTCTGACTTCATAATGGTGGAAAAGATGAGTTTTGACCCACTTCAACAGTCAGTGTTTCTGTACTATCAGAACTGGGGTAGCCTCGTATACCTAGATGGGCTTTCCGGGTGGCACAGTGaaaaagactctgcctgccaatgcaggagacaaaagagacttggatttgatccctgagtcaggaagattccctgcagaaggaaatggcaacccactccagtattttttccaggaaataatgtggacagtggagcctagtaggctacagtgcatggggtcgcagagtcgaatcCAAGTGAGCATACATGCACCACATGTATCAGATATTATCAACTCTTCCTTATCCCTGGAATATTGGAGCTACTTCATCTCTTCTGAGAGGATAACATACTGTGTTCTCTTGTCCATGTCCATATCATCAATTGGATAAAGACACATCTGTATACATTGTTATAAGCTTTGTTCCCATTTTCATACCCCAAATTGAAATATATGTTCTGACAATAAATTTGGGGATTTTTCAAATAGTGAGAATTATTCTTAAATGGTTTTAATGGAGGTGTAAATTAAATCTATGAGCTGTAAAACTTGTTTTGAGAGATCTGTGTAACCAAATGTTTAAAATTGATTGCTCACTATTAAAGCAGAATCTGAAATAGCCTTAACTAGAGAATCATAAAATCTCAGCACTAGACGGGAACCAAGAGAAAATTTTCTCTCACTGGTTCAATTGCCAGATGAAGATCCTCATTCCCATGGACTAAGCTTTCTGCTTATATGTGGGGATGTGGTCCCTGGGGAGCAGGAGGTTGTGGAATTTGGTTGAGTTGCCCTCTTCTGGCATCTGACAGAGGACCCAGAGTGTTCTCATGAAGCTTGTAGGTCAGGCTGgttctgttgttgagttgctgAGAAGACAACATCTGAGACATTCTACAGAGGTCTTCTCCTGTCTCCACTTCCTGAGAAACCAGACCCACTGGGTGTGGAAGAGGCATGCACATCTATTTTTCATTCCTTGCCACTATCGGTCCATCTTCTTTCCAATTGCCGAGGTCCAGACAAGATATTGCATGGAGTAGCTGAGTCAGTATGAAGTAATTCCATCCTTTTAGACAATGCCAGGTGCTCCACCCCCACCTGTTATTTTGTGGCCCCTTTTACTATTCTTCCATCAGACATTATGTCTTGTCATTTTGTCACCACTAAAACCAGGTTCTGTTTACTGTTTCAGGCATCTCTCTGAAGTCTCTGAGAGAAACTGTCAGCTCTGGGGTGGAGGAGAAGGAGTCCTCACTGGTCCTGAGACTAGAAGAGCCTGGATATGATGATGTGGAGCCTAGCACCATGTAGTGCCATTTTTGAAGCAAGAAACTCTTGAAAGACATCTCTGTAATATTGTTTCTCAAATAAATGAGAATCCTGTCTTTTTTATAATTGCAGTTTTTACACAGCATTATGGTTAAAGGAaattattcataattttaaaaagctagatATATTCACTACTACTCTTAGAAAATTCAGTATTTAAATATGCCTCATTCCCCAATGAAATCTCAGTTGAAACTCAGAGTTATCACCTCCCCACAGACTACACGTTTCCATTCCTTTAGGTACTGAGAAAGCCACACTTAAATAGCATAAAAGTCTGAAATCTGGCCCTGAAAGTGTTTACTCTTAGAAAGGTAAACTCAGAAGCACATAACTGAATATTCCAAAATATCCTACATGCTGTCTACTAAAACCGAGAAGTGAGACTCACAGTGAATGGGTTGATTAGGTGGAAGGGGAATGGCTGCAGCTCTTCTGATTTTGCTCAAGTTTTTATGGAATATTAATCACAAAAATCTGTTACTGCCTAACAGTATCTTTTACTCTAACTGCCTTCTATTTTTCCTGGTTATTCCATAACATCCTTAATCTTCCCCTTCACCATCAAATTGCACATTCTAATTTTCATAAATCCTCTTGTTCTCCATCCTTTTCTTTGAGTATCTATTTTCTGTTCCACTTTCTGGCTGTTTTTATGGTGACACCAGTGGCTCTAACCTTCccatttgtgaatttttttaagtggCTGTATTAACcttaaggacttcccaggtgatggtagtggtaaagaacctgcctgccaatgcgacCCCTGActtaggaagatcccatggagaagggcaacccactccagtattcttgcctggaaaatcccttggacagaggagcctgctgggttacCGTTCATGAGGTTACAGAGAGTTGGCACTCTCTGCCAACTGAGCAGGCAGCTAGGATTAACTTTAAACTTGCCCATCCCAAACCATCCTCACATATTCTTTGGAGTTGTATCGAAAGAGAGAGCTGGCCGACAAGACAAGACAGGTAAGCTAGACAATGCTCTTTTCATGCTTAAAAAACATTATGGTTCATAATTAGCTGTATAGAAAAGTTTccaaaatttgtcttttttttttttttttttgcattccagCAGAATGAATGTTCTCACACCCATATTCTAATGGTACAATTATTTAGCTAAGATTTTCTTTATGTTTACTATCTTTTTAAGTTAAGTATTACTGCTAAAAATATCcatgaaataatggaaaaaaattttaactccaCAAACTGTATGTTACAGGTATTTTTACAAAATCCCCGTGCAGTAACTTGAGTCAAAATTTGGGAAGCAACAAACTACATTAGGAAGCTTAAAGCCCTTAGCTCAAGTCTCTGATGCTCTATGtttggaatttttctttctgtcctcaGCCTCACTATATCCTTAGAATCACTTCAGGAACAAGCAATACTGACCTAAGCAGCATTCCCTAAACACATCAGGTTCTTTTGCACCTGTATGCATCTCTTCTCTCTGTAATGGCATTCTTTACTCTCTGGTCCTAACTCTTTTCTCTCATCTCTCCCAATTTTGAGTaagttgttgggttttttttttacttacatcACTTATTAATACAATACATAAAATTAAGTTAGTATTCTCATCAGATAACTAATGAGATGGAATCCTACTGGATAAtaactataaattatttattttatagtacATAATTAACTAGCattttggaaaataccctgattctgggaaagattgagggcaagaggagaaagaggtgacagaggatgagttggttggatggtatcaccgactcaatggacaagagtttgagcatactctgggagatggtaaaggacaggaaaacctggcatgctgcagtccatggggttgctaagagctggacatgactaagtgactgaacaacaacaattaactggttttaaaaatgaataaaattctcATTCCAGTGAATATATCCCTTGGCTATTTCCACTTTAATAATGCATGTCTTGAATGAATGTTATCTGATCCTGTTTTCCTAATTCCTTTTGCAAAGAATAGTAAAAGTAGAGGTGATTCTGTCCCAGTGTGCCTCAAATACAAGAGACAGACAGAAACAACATTCTCTCCAGCTACCCAACA
This window of the Bos taurus isolate L1 Dominette 01449 registration number 42190680 breed Hereford chromosome 5, ARS-UCD2.0, whole genome shotgun sequence genome carries:
- the LOC100336766 gene encoding antigen WC1.1, translated to MIFSLPGNLFDDSEPKLPYYTGDDGEDEDPDSAPEPPGQNINAIGNGYDDVDELPVPINPFLPGMNENNFSPKDRGDARYSQTGISLKSLRETVSSGVEEKESSLVLRLEEPGYDDVEPSTM